The Sphingomonas sinipercae genome contains a region encoding:
- a CDS encoding M61 family metallopeptidase produces the protein MKLPHVLAFTTALGAAMPVAAQRQPSAPPVEYALSFDNAVHNEARITVTYRAVRPGPMRYQMSRSSPGRYALHEFAKNVYAVSASDGAGRPLAIIRSDPYGWTVLPSGDGTVRVTYTLYADRGDGTYAQIDPTHAHLNMPATLMWATGYDDRPVTVRFKPFDASWKVATQLFPTADPFTFQAPNFQYLMDSPAELSDFDMRSWTVPSPGGPRTIRLAVHHEGTAADVDKLMAKTQKVVAQEIAVFGAPAPYDTGTYTFIVDAMPQASGDGMEHRNSTIVSGRGGLAASDYAQLGTISHEFFHSWNVERLRPRELEPFDFTRANPTPSLWFAEGFTTYYGPLFIRRAGESSTDRFLQGLAGTWNYVANGPGRSFGSPLEMSLRAPFVDAATSVDPTTPNIITNYYPYGAAIGLSLDLMLRQRGLSLDGFMRHMWLRNGVNERPFTTADLERGLAEFTRDPAFASDVFTRFIRGSALPDLAPLLAQAGLSVRPANPGKAFAGDVDLTATKNELSLDSATQPGSPLYIAGIERGDRLLSVAGAKIESKADWDKVLAKTKPGQSVAVRFVQRGHERTAMLTFVGDPTVEIVRDEAIGKTLSPAQQAFRTAWLGAEPAPAK, from the coding sequence ATGAAGCTGCCGCACGTCCTCGCTTTCACTACTGCACTTGGCGCCGCGATGCCGGTGGCCGCGCAGCGGCAGCCTTCCGCGCCTCCGGTCGAATATGCGCTAAGCTTCGACAACGCCGTCCATAACGAAGCGCGGATTACCGTTACCTACCGCGCCGTCCGGCCGGGTCCGATGCGATACCAAATGTCGCGCTCCTCCCCCGGCCGCTACGCGCTCCACGAGTTTGCGAAGAACGTTTACGCAGTCTCGGCGAGCGACGGCGCCGGACGACCGCTCGCAATCATCCGGAGCGACCCGTACGGCTGGACGGTGCTGCCGTCGGGCGACGGGACGGTTCGAGTCACCTACACGCTCTATGCCGACCGCGGCGACGGCACCTACGCGCAGATCGATCCCACCCACGCGCATCTGAACATGCCGGCGACGCTGATGTGGGCTACGGGCTATGACGACCGACCGGTCACCGTCCGCTTCAAGCCGTTCGACGCGAGCTGGAAGGTTGCCACCCAGCTGTTCCCGACCGCCGACCCCTTCACATTCCAGGCGCCCAATTTCCAATATCTGATGGATAGCCCGGCGGAATTGAGCGACTTCGACATGCGCAGCTGGACCGTTCCCTCGCCCGGCGGGCCGCGAACCATCCGGCTGGCGGTTCACCATGAAGGCACCGCCGCGGACGTCGATAAACTGATGGCGAAGACGCAAAAGGTGGTGGCCCAGGAAATCGCGGTGTTCGGCGCCCCTGCCCCCTATGACACGGGTACGTACACCTTCATCGTCGATGCCATGCCGCAGGCGAGCGGCGACGGGATGGAGCACCGCAACTCGACGATCGTAAGCGGGCGCGGCGGGCTCGCGGCCAGCGATTATGCGCAGCTGGGGACGATCAGCCACGAGTTTTTCCACAGTTGGAACGTCGAGCGCCTGCGCCCGCGCGAGCTGGAGCCGTTCGACTTCACCCGCGCCAATCCGACGCCATCTCTATGGTTCGCGGAAGGCTTCACGACCTATTACGGGCCGTTGTTCATTCGCCGCGCTGGGGAATCGAGCACGGACCGCTTCCTGCAGGGCCTTGCCGGCACCTGGAATTACGTCGCCAACGGGCCGGGCCGAAGCTTCGGCTCGCCGCTGGAAATGAGCCTTCGGGCCCCGTTCGTCGACGCTGCGACGTCAGTCGATCCGACGACGCCCAACATCATCACCAACTATTACCCCTACGGCGCCGCGATCGGGCTGTCCCTGGACCTGATGCTTCGGCAGCGCGGCCTCTCGCTGGACGGCTTCATGCGCCACATGTGGCTTCGCAACGGGGTCAACGAACGGCCGTTCACGACCGCAGACCTCGAACGCGGGCTGGCCGAATTCACCCGCGACCCGGCCTTTGCCAGCGACGTCTTCACGCGCTTCATCCGCGGCAGCGCGCTGCCTGATCTTGCTCCGTTGCTCGCGCAGGCGGGACTGTCCGTCCGGCCCGCCAACCCCGGCAAGGCCTTCGCGGGCGACGTCGACCTGACCGCGACGAAGAACGAGCTGTCCTTGGACAGCGCCACGCAGCCGGGATCGCCGCTCTACATCGCGGGTATCGAACGTGGCGATCGGCTGCTCAGCGTCGCCGGCGCCAAGATCGAGAGCAAGGCGGATTGGGACAAAGTCCTGGCCAAAACGAAGCCGGGCCAATCGGTCGCCGTCCGCTTCGTCCAGCGCGGCCATGAGCGCACCGCCATGCTGACCTTCGTTGGCGACCCGACGGTGGAAATCGTGCGGGACGAGGCGATCGGAAAGACGCTCTCGCCGGCCCAGCAGGCCTTCCGCACAGCCTGGCTGGGCGCCGAGCCGGCACCTGCCAAATAG
- a CDS encoding DUF72 domain-containing protein has product MTVKIGTAGWAIPRQVADEFGEGTSLQRYATRFGAAEINSSFHRPHRASTWQRWRDSVPQDFRFSVKLPRTVTHQAKLAGCNDLVGDFLEQAHHLGNALAVLLVQLPPKLDFDAAVASAFFRDLRGRTAARIACEPRHLSWFTDQADALLDHHEVARVAADPAICEAAARPGGWRGLAYWRLHGSPVMYRSSYADRIAEVAAGIREDGAPDSWCIFDNTASSAATSDALALAGMFAPD; this is encoded by the coding sequence ATGACGGTCAAAATCGGCACTGCCGGATGGGCGATCCCTAGACAGGTTGCCGACGAATTTGGCGAAGGCACCTCGCTCCAGCGCTATGCCACTCGCTTCGGCGCGGCTGAGATCAACAGCTCCTTCCATCGCCCGCACCGCGCCTCGACCTGGCAGCGCTGGCGCGATAGCGTGCCGCAGGACTTCCGCTTCTCGGTGAAACTTCCAAGGACGGTGACCCACCAGGCGAAGCTGGCCGGCTGCAACGACCTCGTCGGCGACTTCCTCGAACAGGCGCACCATTTGGGCAACGCGCTCGCCGTGTTGCTGGTGCAGCTTCCACCCAAGCTCGATTTCGACGCCGCGGTGGCGTCCGCATTCTTCCGCGACCTGCGCGGCCGGACAGCGGCGCGGATTGCTTGCGAGCCGCGCCACCTGAGCTGGTTCACGGATCAGGCGGATGCGCTGCTCGACCATCACGAAGTGGCGCGCGTGGCCGCCGATCCCGCGATTTGCGAAGCTGCCGCGCGGCCGGGCGGCTGGCGCGGTCTGGCCTATTGGCGGCTGCACGGATCGCCGGTGATGTATCGGTCCAGCTATGCGGACCGGATCGCGGAAGTCGCCGCCGGGATCCGCGAAGACGGCGCGCCTGACTCCTGGTGCATTTTCGACAACACGGCCTCGTCCGCCGCCACTTCCGACGCGCTGGCTTTGGCCGGCATGTTTGCGCCTGATTGA
- a CDS encoding ATP-dependent helicase, with the protein MVPEPAEMMPESPWLAGLNPPQRDAVLTTEGPVLVLAGAGTGKTAALTARLANLIATRKAWPSQILAVTFTNKAAREMKERIAQISGGAIEGMPWLGTFHSVAARMLRTHAELVGLQSNFTILDTDDQLRVLKQLIQAANLDDKRWPARQLAGMIDRWKNRGWTPEQVDAGEAEAFGPGRGRELYSAYQARLRTLNACDFGDLLLHMLAIFRKHPDVLGQYRDRFRYILVDEYQDTNSGQYEWLRLLAEPRRNLCCVGDDDQSIYSWRGAEVANILRFEKDFPGAKIVRLEQNYRSTSHILAAADGLIANNSGRLGKTLWTEAGDGEKIRVVGVWDGPEEARRVGEEIERAQARGRPLSEVAILVRAQFQTREFEERFIAIGLPYQIIGGFRFYERAEIRDALAYLRLIHQPADDLAFERIVNQPKRGLGDKAIATIHTAARASQQPLLMAAAAMLDSDDLQARARNSLGRFVGDISRWRQMAAELPHAELARIVLDESGYTAMLQAERSAEASGRLDNLQELARAMEEYENLSGFLEHVSLVMDNDEDRGRDKVTIMTIHAAKGLEFDTVFLPGWEEGIFPSQRALDEGGLKSLEEERRLAYVAITRARRKCTILHAANRRIYGQWTSSLPSRFVAELPETEIETETTMTGGESLWRAQWSERGDPFAHLASGAAKRASTRGPGWQRASSGGRFSTEPTRVIEARASAVSLGNKGRDDLELGQRVFHGKFGYGTIQAIEGNKLEIEFEHAGMKKVLDSFVSAG; encoded by the coding sequence ATGGTGCCCGAGCCCGCCGAAATGATGCCCGAATCACCCTGGCTCGCGGGACTCAATCCGCCGCAGCGGGATGCGGTCCTGACCACCGAGGGGCCGGTGCTGGTGCTGGCCGGCGCTGGCACCGGCAAGACCGCCGCCCTGACCGCGCGCCTGGCCAACCTGATCGCCACGCGCAAGGCCTGGCCCAGCCAGATCCTGGCGGTGACCTTCACCAACAAGGCCGCCCGCGAAATGAAGGAGCGCATCGCCCAAATCAGCGGCGGCGCAATCGAGGGCATGCCCTGGCTCGGCACCTTTCACTCGGTCGCCGCACGAATGCTCCGCACCCACGCGGAGCTGGTCGGCCTGCAGTCCAATTTCACCATCCTCGACACCGACGACCAGCTGCGAGTCCTCAAGCAGCTGATCCAGGCGGCCAACCTCGACGACAAGCGCTGGCCCGCGCGCCAGCTGGCGGGGATGATCGACCGCTGGAAGAACCGCGGCTGGACTCCAGAGCAGGTCGATGCGGGCGAAGCGGAAGCGTTCGGCCCGGGCCGCGGGCGCGAGCTTTACAGCGCGTACCAGGCTCGCCTGCGCACGCTCAACGCCTGCGACTTCGGCGACCTCTTGCTCCATATGCTCGCCATTTTCCGCAAGCATCCCGACGTACTCGGCCAGTATCGTGACCGCTTCCGCTATATCCTGGTCGACGAATATCAGGATACGAACAGCGGCCAGTACGAGTGGCTTCGCCTGCTCGCGGAGCCGCGGCGCAACTTGTGCTGCGTCGGCGACGACGACCAGTCGATCTACAGCTGGCGCGGCGCGGAAGTCGCGAACATCCTGCGCTTCGAAAAGGATTTTCCCGGCGCCAAGATCGTTCGCCTGGAACAAAATTACCGCTCGACCAGCCACATCCTTGCCGCCGCCGACGGGCTGATCGCCAACAATTCCGGCCGGCTCGGCAAGACCTTGTGGACCGAAGCGGGCGACGGGGAGAAGATCCGCGTCGTCGGCGTCTGGGATGGGCCGGAGGAAGCGCGGCGGGTCGGCGAGGAGATTGAGCGCGCGCAGGCTCGCGGCCGCCCGCTTTCCGAAGTCGCGATCCTGGTCCGCGCGCAGTTCCAGACCCGCGAGTTCGAAGAACGCTTCATCGCCATTGGCCTGCCCTACCAGATCATCGGCGGCTTCCGCTTTTACGAGCGCGCCGAGATTCGCGATGCACTCGCTTACCTGCGCCTGATCCACCAACCCGCCGACGATCTCGCGTTCGAACGCATCGTCAACCAGCCGAAACGCGGGCTTGGCGACAAGGCGATCGCTACAATCCACACCGCTGCCCGCGCCAGCCAGCAGCCGCTGCTGATGGCCGCTGCGGCGATGCTCGACAGCGACGACTTGCAGGCACGCGCGCGCAATTCGCTGGGCCGCTTCGTCGGCGACATCTCTCGCTGGCGGCAGATGGCTGCCGAGCTGCCCCATGCGGAACTGGCGCGGATCGTCCTCGATGAAAGCGGCTACACGGCAATGCTTCAGGCCGAACGGTCGGCCGAGGCATCGGGCCGGCTCGACAACCTCCAGGAGCTCGCTCGGGCGATGGAGGAATATGAAAACCTCTCCGGCTTCCTCGAACATGTCAGCCTGGTGATGGACAATGACGAGGACCGCGGCCGCGACAAGGTCACGATCATGACCATCCACGCCGCCAAGGGGTTGGAGTTCGATACTGTCTTCCTGCCCGGCTGGGAGGAAGGCATTTTCCCCTCGCAGCGGGCGCTCGACGAAGGCGGCCTCAAGAGCCTCGAGGAGGAACGGCGCCTCGCCTACGTCGCGATCACCCGCGCACGCCGCAAATGCACGATCCTCCACGCCGCCAACCGGCGGATCTACGGCCAGTGGACAAGCAGCCTCCCCTCCCGCTTCGTCGCCGAACTGCCCGAGACCGAGATCGAGACCGAAACGACGATGACCGGGGGCGAGAGCCTGTGGCGCGCGCAATGGAGCGAGCGCGGCGACCCCTTCGCCCACCTCGCCAGCGGCGCGGCCAAGCGCGCCAGCACCCGCGGCCCCGGCTGGCAGCGCGCCAGCAGCGGCGGCCGCTTCAGCACCGAGCCCACGCGCGTGATCGAAGCCCGCGCTTCGGCCGTCTCGCTTGGCAACAAGGGGCGCGACGATCTGGAGCTGGGCCAGCGCGTCTTCCACGGGAAGTTCGGCTACGGCACGATCCAGGCGATCGAAGGCAATAAGCTCGAAATCGAATTCGAGCATGCGGGCATGAAAAAGGTGCTCGACAGCTTCGTCAGCGCCGGCTGA
- the parC gene encoding DNA topoisomerase IV subunit A codes for MDTEPSTTIDTPFDAALSERYLVYALSTITARSLPDVRDGLKPVHRRLLWAMRLLRLDPAGAYKKSARVVGDVIGKYHPHGDQSVYDAMVRLAQDFALRYPLVDGQGNFGNIDGDNAAAYRYTEAKLTAIATQLMAGLDEGTVDFRPTYNGEEEEPEVFPGLFPNLLANGASGIAVGMATSIPPHNVSELLDAAAHLIDNPKAEHADLMDFVGGPDFPTGGVLVDSRESIATAYRTGRGSFRLRASISVEKEKGGGWYLLVSEVPYGVQKGKLIEQIATLIADKKLPILADVRDESAEEVRLILEPRSRTVDPDLLLESLYRLTDLEVRFPLNLNVLDANRTPMVMSLREALSSWLAFQFQVLVRRSEVRIGKIDDRLELLDGFLIAFLNLDRVIEIIRTEDEPKPIMIAEFSLSDRQGEAILNMRLRSLRRLEEMEIGRERTALSKEREELQKLIESPARQRTRLKKDLESVKAKFGDDRRTRLEEAAGPREVDWSAMIEKEPITVILSQRGWIRAMRGHVDLQEIADLKWREGDGPFIHFHAQTTDKIALFAANGRVYTLGGDKLPGGRGFGEPVRLQIDLAPEVEIVGMMVARPGTKLLLASSDGRGFIAAAEATVAETRKGKQLVNLRDQATVAIVREVPVGADSVAVIGDNRKLLVFPLAELPEMTRGQGVLLQRYRDGGLADVIAFRLGDGLSWTLGGESARTRTETDLTPWRAARGAAGRMPPMGFPRSNRFS; via the coding sequence ATGGACACCGAGCCCAGCACCACCATCGATACGCCCTTCGACGCCGCTCTGTCCGAGCGCTACCTCGTCTATGCGCTGTCGACGATCACGGCGCGGTCGTTGCCGGACGTTCGAGACGGGTTGAAGCCGGTGCACCGGCGGCTGTTGTGGGCGATGCGCCTCCTTCGGCTCGACCCGGCCGGTGCCTATAAGAAGTCGGCGCGGGTCGTCGGCGACGTCATCGGCAAGTATCACCCCCACGGCGACCAGAGCGTTTATGACGCGATGGTCCGCCTCGCCCAGGACTTCGCGCTTCGTTATCCGCTGGTCGACGGGCAGGGGAACTTCGGCAACATCGACGGCGATAACGCCGCCGCCTATCGCTACACCGAAGCCAAGCTGACAGCGATCGCGACGCAGCTGATGGCCGGGCTGGACGAAGGCACGGTCGACTTCCGGCCGACCTACAATGGCGAAGAGGAAGAGCCGGAAGTCTTCCCCGGCCTGTTTCCCAACCTGCTCGCCAACGGCGCCAGCGGCATTGCCGTCGGCATGGCCACCTCCATCCCACCGCACAACGTGTCCGAGCTCCTCGATGCGGCGGCCCACCTGATCGACAATCCCAAGGCCGAACATGCCGACCTGATGGATTTCGTCGGCGGTCCCGACTTCCCGACTGGCGGGGTGCTGGTGGACAGCCGCGAAAGCATCGCCACCGCCTATCGGACGGGCCGCGGTTCGTTCCGGCTGCGCGCTTCGATCAGCGTGGAAAAGGAAAAGGGGGGCGGCTGGTATCTGCTCGTCAGCGAGGTTCCGTACGGGGTGCAGAAGGGCAAGCTGATCGAGCAGATCGCGACCCTGATCGCCGACAAGAAGCTGCCGATCCTGGCCGATGTCAGGGACGAGAGCGCGGAGGAAGTGCGGCTGATCCTCGAGCCGAGGAGCCGGACGGTCGATCCCGACCTGCTGCTTGAAAGCCTTTACCGGCTGACCGACCTGGAAGTCCGCTTCCCGCTCAACCTCAACGTGCTCGACGCCAATCGGACGCCGATGGTGATGAGCCTGCGCGAAGCCCTGTCGTCCTGGCTCGCCTTCCAGTTCCAGGTGCTGGTGCGGCGGAGCGAGGTTCGGATCGGCAAGATCGACGATCGGCTGGAGTTGCTCGACGGGTTCCTGATCGCCTTCCTTAACCTCGATCGCGTAATCGAGATCATCCGCACGGAAGACGAGCCAAAGCCGATCATGATCGCCGAGTTTTCGCTCAGCGACCGCCAGGGAGAGGCGATCCTCAATATGCGGCTCCGCAGCCTGCGGCGGCTCGAGGAGATGGAGATCGGCCGCGAGCGCACGGCCCTGTCGAAGGAGCGGGAGGAGCTTCAAAAGCTGATCGAAAGCCCGGCGCGGCAGCGCACCCGGCTCAAGAAGGACCTGGAAAGCGTCAAAGCCAAGTTCGGCGACGACCGGCGGACCCGGCTGGAGGAAGCCGCCGGACCGCGCGAGGTCGACTGGTCGGCGATGATCGAAAAGGAACCGATCACCGTGATCCTGTCGCAGCGCGGCTGGATCCGGGCAATGCGCGGCCATGTCGATCTTCAGGAAATCGCGGACCTGAAATGGCGGGAAGGCGACGGGCCGTTCATCCATTTCCATGCGCAGACCACCGATAAGATTGCGCTCTTCGCGGCCAATGGCCGGGTCTACACGCTTGGCGGCGACAAGCTGCCGGGCGGGCGGGGCTTCGGCGAACCGGTGCGGCTGCAAATCGACCTTGCGCCGGAAGTCGAGATTGTCGGCATGATGGTCGCCCGACCGGGGACCAAGCTGCTGCTCGCATCCTCCGACGGCCGCGGCTTCATTGCTGCCGCCGAAGCAACGGTTGCCGAAACGCGCAAGGGCAAGCAACTCGTGAACCTGCGCGATCAGGCGACGGTGGCGATCGTCCGCGAAGTGCCGGTTGGTGCTGACTCGGTTGCGGTGATCGGCGACAACCGCAAGCTGCTTGTCTTCCCGCTCGCCGAACTGCCGGAAATGACCCGGGGGCAAGGCGTGCTGCTGCAGCGCTACCGCGACGGCGGGCTGGCCGATGTGATTGCATTCCGGCTGGGCGACGGGCTTAGCTGGACGCTCGGCGGCGAAAGCGCGCGGACGCGGACGGAAACCGACCTGACTCCGTGGCGCGCAGCGCGCGGGGCGGCGGGGCGGATGCCGCCGATGGGATTTCCGCGGAGCAATCGCTTCAGCTGA